A window of the Arachis duranensis cultivar V14167 chromosome 5, aradu.V14167.gnm2.J7QH, whole genome shotgun sequence genome harbors these coding sequences:
- the LOC107491088 gene encoding protein SGT1 homolog, with protein MASDLEAKAKEAFVEDHFELAVELLSQAIDIEPNRAELYADRAQANIKLSNFTEAVVDANKAIELNPSLSKAYMRKGMACMKLEEYQTAKAALEVGASLAPGESRFAKLIKECDKLIAEESYDTPIQEKTTTQEESANEVQPENVLPEQPPVAVVKSKYRHEFYQKPNEVVVTVFAKGIPRENVTIDFGEQILSVSINVPGEDPYVFQPRLFGKIIPSRCRYEVLSTKIEIRLVKADPIHWTSLEFTRATVPQMVVAPSATGINRPTYPSSKPTRVDWDKLEAQVKKEEKEEKLDGDAALNKFFREIYQDADEDTRRAMRKSFVESNGTVLSTNWKEVGSKKVEGSPPDGMELKKWEY; from the exons ATGGCTTCTGATCTGGAAGCGAAAGCCAAAGAGGCGTTTGTGGAAGATCACTTTGAGCTGGCGGTTGAGCTTCTTTCTCAGGCCATTGATATCGAACCCAACAGGGCTGAACTCTATGCCGACCGTGCCCAAGCCAACATCAAACTCTCCAACTTCACTG AGGCTGTTGTTGATGCAAACAAGGCAATTGAGTTAAATCCTTCTCTATCAAAGGCATATATGCGTAAAGG CATGGCGTGCATGAAACTTGAGGAATATCAAACTGCTAAGGCTGCTCTAGAGGTCGGTGCTTCATTAGCTCCAGGAGAATCAAGATTTGCTAAGTTAATCAAAGAATGTGATAAGCTTATTGCAG AAGAATCTTATGACACACCAATACAGGAGAAGACCACAACACAGGAAGAATCAGCAAACGAAGTTCAGCCTGAGAATGTCCTTCCAGAGCAGCCTCCAGTTGCAGTGGTTAAATCTAAATACAG gcATGAGTTCTACCAGAAACCTAATGAGGTGGTTGTAACTGTATTTGCAAAGGGAATTCCAAGGGAAAATGTTACTATTGACTTTGGCGAACAAATT CTAAGTGTTAGTATTAATGTTCCTGGAGAAGATCCATATGTTTTTCAACCTCGGTTATTTGGAAAG ATCATACCTTCCAGATGCCGATATGAAGTTTTGTCCacaaaaattgaaataagacTCGTAAAAGCAGACCCTATTCACTGGACATCTCTTGAATTCACCAGAGCTACAGTTCCACAAATGGTTGTTGCCCCATCAG CCACAGGAATCAATAGACCAACTTACCCATCCTCAAAACCAACAAGGGTTGATTGGGATAAGCTTGAAGCTCAAGTAAAGAAAGAG gagaaagaagaaaagcttGATGGCGATGCAGCTCTAAACAAGTTTTTCCGGGAAATATATCAAGATGCGGACGAGGATACACGAAGAGCAATGAGAAAATCATTT GTGGAGTCTAACGGGACAGTGCTGTCAACAAACTGGAAAGAAGTGGGATCGAAGAAGGTGGAGGGAAGTCCTCCTGATGGCATGGAGTTGAAGAAATGGGAATATTAG